AAGGCCGCGATTCGGCCCGAGCAGCCGGACCCACAGGTCCGCCTCCCGAAAACGCCCGGTCTTCATCACCAGGGCCTTTTCGGTGAACTCCATGCGGGGCTCCTTCCGGCTCGGAGCCGGAATTCATTGTGGTCTAGGGAAAGGTGAGGGTCTTGACTTCGCCGGACTTGGCTTCGAAACGCACGGGCTTGCCGTTGTTCGTCACCGAGATGCCGCCGGCGTTGCCGATGCGCAGGATGAGCGAAGAGGTGTAGTCGACGGTCAGCTTCTCGCCGGGGCGCAGGAAGAATTCCTGCGCCTCGCCGTTCTCGGCCACGGCCTCGAGCCAGCAGGCCTCGCGCGCCGTGACCTGGACCGTGCCGGGCTTGCCCTTGGCCTCGGGCTTCTTTTCGGAGGTCGCGGCCTGCGCGACCTCCTTCTTCTGGGGCTCCGGCTTCTCGGCCGTCTCGACCGCAGGAGCCTGCTTGACTGGGACGGTCTGCGCGGTTTCGGCAGAGGGGACGGCCGTTGCCGCAGGCGCCGCGGACGAGGTCTGACCGGCCGGTGCAGACGCCTCGGGCTTGGCCTGTCCTCCCGGAGCTGGTTCGGCCTTGGGCGCTGCTTCCGGGGCGTTCTCCGGGCTCTGCGCGGGCGCAGCCGGGGCAGGTACGGCCTGCACGGGCGGCTGGGCAGAGCTCGAAGAAGGCGCGGGCGCGGTCACGCCGGGCTTGGGCGCCTCGGGCGTCGTGGTCTTGGCCTTTCGGCCCGGCAGGAACCAGACCACGGCAGCCGCCACGGCCGCGAGCAGGAGGAGAAGCAGAAAGGCCTTGAGAAGCCCCCCGCCCTTGCCGGAGCCGCCGGAATGCAGGCGCAGGTCGCGCTGCACCTCCTGGGCCGTGGCCTCGTTCTCGTCCTCTTCCTCGGGGAAGATCTCGATCAGGGCCGCGTTGACCTCGTCCAGGTCTACCTCGAGCACCCGCGCATAGTTGCGGATGAATCCCTTGCTGTAGACAGGGTGCGGCATTTCGTCCTGCCGCCCTTCTTCGATGGATTGGAGATTGCGGCGACTGATCTTGGTCCGTTCGACGACTTCGTCGAGCGAAAGGCCGAGGGCCTCCCGTCGCTGCCGCAACATCTCGCCAAGTTCCTGTAGTTCCATTCCCGCTCCCACCGCTAATACTTCATCTCGATGAGCGCCTTGCTTCTCAGCTTGGCAACATAGTCGTTGTAAATCTGCTCGTACTTGGGCTTGGCCAGGAACTCCCTGATCTTGCTCGCCACCTCGGGCAGCGGCTTGCTGCTGCCTGCCGTGTCGGCGACCAGCTTGAGCAGGGCCTGCTGACCGGAAATCTCGAAGGGCTGGCTGACGTCACCGGGCTTGAGCGACGCCAGCACCTTGCGCCACGCAGGGGCGAGCTGGTCCCAGCCGAGCGTCCCCATGTCCCCTCCGCTGTCCGCGCCGGGCCCCTGGGAATACTTCTGGGCCGCCTCCTCGAAGGTCAGGTCCTTGTCCTCGATCTTCGAGCGCAGCTTCTGGGGATCCATGTTCGCCGGGAGAATGATCAGGTGCAGCGCAACGCGACGGTCGCTTCCGTAATCCTGGGCGTGCGCCCGGTAGTAGGCCTCGATCTCGTCGTCGCTGACCACGACCTTGTCCCGGACCATGTAGCCGAGGAGGTTGTTGATGGAGATTTCCTGCTTGAGCAGCTTGACGTAGTCGGTGCGCGTCAGCCCCTGCTTGGCAAGCTCCTCCTGGAATTTCTCCGGGGTCATCTTGTTGTTCTGCAGAATGGCCTTGAGCCTGGACTCGACGTCGGCGTCGCTGGCCTCGGCGTGCAGCCGCTTGGCTTCCTGGTAGAGAAGGATGTCATCCACCATGCGGTCGAGCATCTGGCGCTTCATGGTCTGCAACCGCTCGGTGTCCGTCAGGTCGGGAGCCTTGTCCTTGTCCTGGCGCATGAGCGGAGCGAATCGCTTGTTCAGGTCGTAGAGGGTGATGATCTCCCCGTTGACCACTGCGACGATCCTGTCCGTGACCTGGGCGGCCGCGGCGGAAGCGAGAAGGAGGCCGGCGAGCAGCAGGCAGAGCAGGCAGGCCGCAAGACGTCCGCAACGCCGTTGATGAGGGATGTTCCGTACCAAGTTCCGCATGGTTACGAAGCGGTATGTAGTCGCTTTCCCACACATATGCAATCATTCCCCCGAATCCGCAGGATGTCCCTGTTTCGCCTTGCCCCGCTTGCTCCGCTTGGAGGGCGCCGGGGCCGGGACTTCCTCCTCGCCCGAAGGGGCCGACCTGTGCCGTTCCTGCTCCATGACCTCCGGAGGCGCGATGTCCTGGGGCGAGAGTTCGGGCGTCAGCTTCTGTTCCGCGGCCGCCCCCGAATCCTTGGCGGCATGCCTGGCTCCCTTTGACGGGGCCGCGGCCTTGGCCTGATCGGCCGAGTCCTGGGCGCCGGGGACGTTCTGCTCCCCGGCCGCTTCGTCACCCGATCCTGCGCTCGTTCCTTCTGCCGCGCCTGCCCCGGGGGCCTGCGGCGATTCCAGGAGGATCTTCTCGGTTTCAGCCACCTTGTCCTGCTGCTCCTGGTTGGCCTTCTCCTCCTCGTCGCGCAGAAGCTGCGCATTGACGCGGATGTCGGCCTTGGCCAGGCGCTCGGAGAGCCAGTGGTCGAAGGCCTTGCTCATCTTCTTTTCCACGAGGATCTTCTCCACCAGCGGGTAGGCCTGGGAGGCATCCAGAAGCTTGCTCGGAATCCGCTCCAGCAAGATGATGCGCGAGACGCCCATCTTGTCCGTCCATGCGGGGCTGACCCCGTCCTTGCCGAGCCCCTTAAGGGCCTCGCGCCAGGCGGACGGCATGCGGTCCTCGCGCAACTTGATGCGCCGCACGGTCACGGTGCTCAGCCGGGCGACGATGGCCTCGGGCTCCTCACCGTGCTGGTAGGCCTCGGTGGCCTTCTCCACGAGCTCGCGGCCGGGACCCGCGATCAAGACCATGGAGATGCGCGGCGGCAGATAGAAATCGTTGACGTTATCTTTATAATATTGCTCGGCTTCCTGATAGTCGATCGAGATCTTCGGCCTGAGCACCTGCTCGTTGAACTTCTCCATTGCCAGGCGGGCATGAAGCTGCTCGCGCCACGCGGCGAGGTCGATGTACTCCTCGACCAGCATCTCCTCGAAGGCGCCGTCCGGGTAGTCGGCCCGGACCTGGTCCTCGGCCTTCTGCATCTCCTGCTTGGTGACCTCGAGTCCCCGCTTTTCGAGATCCTGGTAGATAAGCTGCTGCACGATGAGGTCCGCCAGGGCCTTGCCGTGCTCCTTCTTGAGTTGCTCGAGGGTCGGGTTGGCGTCCGGCTGCTCGTCGATGTGCATCAGGTCGGTCACGAACTCGAGCTGGGACAGGGTGATGGGCGCGCCGTTCACGCGGGCCACCACGCCGGGTTCCTCGAGGTCGCGGGAGCAGCCGGGGAGCGCTCCGAAAATCAGGCAGGACAGCAGAATGAGAAGCTTGGTTCGCGTTTTTCGCATATCAGGGGGCCGGACGCTCCGCGCCGGAAGGTGCAAGCAGTTTGAGTTCGTCCCTGAGCCAGGCGAGACCCTGGGCCGTGTCCCGATCCTCGGGCAGGCGCGCCTCGAGCTTTCCGGGAGGAAGAAGTTTGGCCCATTCGCGTCGGCTTTGCAACCAGGCCACGATATCCCCGGTTTCCGGGGCCGCATCCTCGCCCTTCCACTGCACCACCACGCGGCCCGGATAGAGATCCGCGCGGCTCGCGCCCAGCCGGACCAGCTCGCGCTTGAGTTCCAGGGCCGAGAGGAAGTTGGCCAGGGGCACGGGCCACTTGCCGAAGCGGTCCTTGATCTCGAGCGCGAGGTCCTGCGCTTCGGTCTCGCTCCGTGCCGCGGCAAAGGCCTTGTACCAGTTGAGGCGCTCCTGAGCGTCCGGGATGTAGCTCTCCGGGATGTGGGCCGCGATGACGAAGTTCATCTCGGTCTCGGGGCGCGATGACGTGCCTTCGCCACGCAGACGGCGCACCTCCTCCTCGAGCATCTCGAGGAACAGGTCCAGCCCCACCTTGGCGATCTGCCCGGACTGGGCCTCGCCCAGGATGTTGCCCGCGCCGCGCAGCCTCAGGTCCTCCATGGCCACGCGGAAGCCCGCGCCCAGGTAGTCCATGTCCAGGATCACGCGCAGCCTCTTGCGCGCGTCCTCGGGCACGGCCTCCATGCTCGGGACCACGAAATAGGCGTAGGCCTGGCGCTCCGAGCGCCCCACCCTGCCCCGCAGCTGGTAGAGCTGGCCCAGGCCGAACATGTGCGCCTGGTCCACGATCAGGGTGTTGGCGTTGGGGAAATCGAGGCCCGACTCGACGATGGCCGTGCAGACCAGCACGTCCGTCTCGCCGTGCCAGAAGGCGTGCATGGCGTTCTCGAGCTCCTGGGCCGTCATCTGGCCGTGGGCCATGCCCACCTTGGCCTCGGGCACCAGGCTCCTCACGTAGGCCGTCACGCCGTCGAGCGTGCGCACCCGGTTGTGCACCCAGAAGACCTGCCCGCCGCGCGCGAGCTCGCGTTCGAGGATGCGGCGCAGCATGCCGTCGTCGCGCTCCACCAGGGCCGTCTCCACGGGTTTCCGGTCCGCGGGCGGCGTCTCGATGACCGAGAGCGAGCGGATGCCGGACAGCGAGAGCTGCAGCGTGCGCGGGATGGGCGTGGCCGTGAGCGTCAGGCAGTCGATGGTGCGCTTGAGTTCCTTCAGCCGCTCCTTGTGCCGCACGCCGAATCGCTGCTCCTCGTCGAGCACCAGGAGGCCCAGGCGCGGCAGGTGCACGTCCTGGGAAAGCATGCGGTGGGTGCCCACGAGCACGTCCACGGCCCCGCGCGCGGCCGCGGCGATGATCGTCTTCTGCTCCGCCTTGGGCACGAAGCGCGAGAGCATGGCCACGCTGACCGGGAAGTTGGCCATGCGCGTCTTGAAGGTATGGTAGTGCTGCTCCGCCAGGACCGTGGTCGGGCACAGGAGCGCCACCTGCTTGCCGTCGGCCACGGCGCGGAAGGCAGCGCGCAACGCGACCTCGGTCTTGCCGAATCCCACGTCGCCGCAGACCAGGCGGTCCATGGGCTCGGAGCGCTCCATGTCCGCCAGCACCTCCTGGATGGCCCTGGCCTGGTCGGGCGTCTCCTCGAAGCTGAAGCCCGCCTCGAACTCGCGGTAGAGCTCGGAAGTCGGAGAATAGGCGTAGCCCTTGGCGATACGCCGGTAGGCGTACATCTCCACGAGCTCCTGGGCGATCTTCTCCACCGCCTTGCGGGCCCGCTCCTTGGCCGCGCGCCAGCGTGCCCCGCGCAGGGAGTCGAGCGACGGCGCGGCACCTTCCGGCCCCTTGTAGCGCTGGACCATGCCCATGCGGTCCACGGGCAGATAGAGCTTGTCCTCGCCGTCGAAGAGCAGAAGCATATAGTCGTTGGCCACCTCGCCGTGCGCAAGCCTGGTCAGCCCGGCGAAGCGGGAGAGGCCGTAGTCGCGGTGCACCAGCAGGTCGCCCTGGGATATTTCGTCGTAGGAGGCGAGCCCCTTCCAGTCCTTGCTGCGCGCCACGCGGGTCGGGGCCTCGCCCGGCTGCAGCACGTCCTCGGAAAGGATGCGCACTCCGGCCCAGGAAAGCTCCATGCCCTTGGAAAGCGGAGAGACGAGGGCGTACACGCCGCGCCTGTCCGGCGCGTAGTCCTGGCGCGGGGAAATGCCTTCCTGCTCGGCCAGCTTGAGGAAGCGGCTGCGCGAACGCGGACTCTGGAAGCTGAGCAGCGTCTGCCCTTCCTGGGATTCCCACTCGCGGAGGTTCGCCACCAGGGCGGTCCAGGGGCGCTTCTGGTCGTCCGGCTTCCAGAAGAGGTCGGAGAAGGCCTCGATCTGGCGCTCGGGAAGCTCGAGCCCCTCCTTGGACACCCCGAGCACAAGCTCCTCGAAGACCAGGTGCCGCTTGCTCGTCCAGGTTCTGCGCGCGTCCTCCTCGGGCCAGAGCAGGAGATCGTCGCGCACGAGGATGCCCTTGTCCTCGCGCTGCTTCTGGCAGAACTCCTGCCAGCCCCAGACCGTCTCCTCCATCTTCTCGCGCAGCGTGGCCCCGCCGGAGAGCAGGTACACGGCGTCGGGGGGGAGATAGTCCGAGAGGCGTGCCGGATTCTGGTAATAGAGTCCGGGCCAGAGGAAGCCGTCGGCCTCCTCGAGCGAGCGGGTGAAGCGGTCCAGGGCCTCGGCGTTGATCTGCCCCGTGGTCTTGAGCCTGCCGAGCTTGGCCTCGCCCTGCTCCTTGATCTCCGGCACGAGCAGCGCAGGCGCCGCGGGGACGAGGGTCAGTGCGGGCAGGTCGGTCACGGAGCGCTGCGTCTGGGCGTTGAAGAGCCTGATCTCGTCCAGGGTGTCGCCGAAGAATTCCAGGCGCGCGGGATGCTCGAAACCGGGTACGAAGACGTCCAGGATGTCGCCGCGCATGGACATCTCGCCCGGCGCCGTGACCATGCCTACGCGGCGGTAGCCCCAGAGCACGAGCTGTTCGAGCACAAGCTCGGAGAGGATCTCTTCGTGGCGGGTGAGGATCAGCTCGGCCTGGGCCGCAAGCTCCGGAGGCGGCCACATGGGCAGGAGGTTGTCCGCGGAGAGGACCGCGGCCAGGGCGCCGCTGCGCGAGGTCAGCCGGGAGAGCGCGGCCCAGCGTGCCGCCCATTCGCGGGGCTCGGGCACGCCCGGCCGGTATTCCGGAAGGAAGACGACCTTGGATGCGCCGCGCTCCCCTTCGCCCAGAAACAGGCCCAGCAGGGCACGCGCGGCCCGGGCCTCGCGTTCGCCGGGCAGCACCCAGACCACGCTCGTACCTTGGCGCAGCAGGGCGGCCGCGGTCAGGGCCTGGGTGGCGTGGCCGCTCTTGAAGATGCGCAGGCTGTCGCTGCGTCCGGCCAGAAAATCGCGAAGCTTGTCGGGAAACTGCAAGGAACTGGACTCCTTCGAGACGCGCAAGGGCGGCGGACGATCAGTCAAACGCGAACAGCCGTCCACGGGCTGGCCGGCCCGGGACGGCTGTGAATCGTCTGCGAATCGTCTGCGGACGCTCTCCCTGGATCTGCCTGGATCGAAGCCGGGCTAGACCTGGGAGAGGACGTCCTTCTCCTCGCGGGACAGCAGACGGTCGAGGTCGAGCATGATCAGCAGGCGATCGGCCAGCTTGCCCACGCCCTTGATGTACTCGGACTCGACGCCCGCGACGACCGGCGGAGGCGGCTCCACCGTGTCCGCGGAAATCCGCAGGACCTCGGACACGGAGTCGACCACGAAGCCGACGATCATGTTGTTGATCTCGATGACGATGATGCGCGTGTTCTTGTCGTGCGCGCGCGTCTCCATGCCGAAGCGCTTGCGCAGGTCGATGATCGGAATGACCTTGCCGCGCAGGTTGATGACGCCTTCGACGAACTCGGGCGCCTTGGGCACCTTGGTGATCTCCATGGTGCGGATGATTTCCTGGACTTTCAGGATATCCACACCGAATTCCTCGTCACCGATGCTGAAGGTGACGAGTTGGAGCAACTCGGCGTCCTGCCTCTTGTGCATGTCGTTCATGAAATGTCCCCCGAGCCCGGTCTGTCGGGCTTTTGCGCCCGGCATTCGGCCTACGCGCGAAATTAACTATAAAATCTCCCTGCCTCGAGCGCAAGGAGAAAGGTGGGAAGCCTTGCGCGACGGCCGCTTGGGAGGCGGGCTTGCAAAACCTCGGGGCATCCCCTAAGAGAAGCGAGGTGCATTCATGCAACCTGCCTCAGGAGGACCCGCCCCGAATGGCTCATTATCTTGCTCTTCCCGACAGCTTTCCCCTCGAAGAACAACTCAAGACGCTGCGCGACGACGAGTTGCTCGACTTCTGGGAAGAGACCCAGCACCTCGAGAAGCTTCTTGCCGAGGAAGCGCCCGAAGCGGAGAATACCGACTACGAGCGTCTCATCCTTCAGGAACTCCAGGTCCGCTTCCAGCGGCGCCACGGGCTGCCCCGCTAGGGGCGCAGCCCGCGCACCGCTTCCATCCCCCTGCCGACGGACTACTCGGGCCTGGTCGGCCTGCGACCGATGCTGAAGTAAGCGAAGCCTTCCGAAGCCATGAACGACGGGGCGTAGAGATTGCGCCCGTCGAAGACGATGGGGGCGCGCAGAAGCCGCTTGATCCGCGTCACGTTCGGGTTGCGGAACTGGTTCCACTCCGTGACCACGGCCAGGGCATCCGCCTTGTCCAGGGCGTCGTACTGCTGTTCGCAGACCTCGACCAGCGGGTTGTCCTTGAATATCTCGCGCGCCCTCTCGCCCGCCACGGGGTCGAAGGCCCGGATGCGCATCCCCTCGGCCGTGAGGTCGCGGATGATGTCGATGGACGGCGCGTCGCGCATGTCGTCGGTGTTGGCCTTGAAGGCCAGGCCCCACATGGCCAGCGTCTTGCCCTTCACTCCGCCCTGGTCGGCGAAGTAGTTCTTGACCTTGTTCGAGAGCATGAGCTTCTGGCGCGAGTTGACCAGGTCCACGGACTCGATGAGGCGCGGCGAGTAGCCGTGCTCCTTGGCCGTGTTGATCAACGCCCTGACGTCCTTGGGGAAGCAGGAGCCGCCGTAGCCCACGCCGGGGTAGATGAAGTGGTAGCCGATGCGGTGGTCCGAGCCGATGCCCATGCGCACCTCGCGCACGTCCGCGCCGACCAGCTCGCAGATGTTGGCCACCTCGTTGATGAACGAGATCTTGGTGGCGAGCAGGCAGTTGGCCGCGTACTTGGTCATCTCGGCGCTCTTCACGCCCATCATGATCAGCTTGTCGCGGCTGCGCGCGTAGGGGGCGTAGAGGGCCTCGAGATGGCGCGCGGCCTTCTCGGAATCCGTGCCCACGATGACGCGGTCGGGCTTCATGAAGTCGTTGACCGCGTCTCCTTCCTTCAGGAACTCGGGGTTGGAGACCACGTCGAACTCGATGTCGAGGCCGCGCTGGGCGAGCTCGGCCGCGACGATCTCGCGGACCTGATCGGCGGTGCCCACGGGCACCGTGGATTTGTCCACGATGATCTTGTAGCCGTTCATGACCTGCCCGATCTGGGCGGCCACCTGATGGACGTAGCACAGATCGCAGGAGCCGTCCGGCTTGGACGGCGTGCCCACGGTGAGGAACACGCACAGGGCGTCGCGAACGCCCTCTTCCAGATCGGTCGTGAAACGCAGGCGGCCGTCGCGCGCGTTGCGGGCGACGAGATCCTCGAGTCCGGGCTCGAAGATGTGGATGTGCCCCTGGCTCAGCATCTCCACGACGGAGGGATTCACGTCGACGCAGACGACGTCGTTGCCCATCTCGGCGAGACAGGCGGCGCTGACGAGCCCTACGTAACCGGTGCCGACGATGCAAACGTTCATGCTGGATGAATCTCCTGTTGAATATAATGATAAAAGGGAGTGGCAGGGTCGGGCGCATCCTCGTTACGTCATGCCGTCCGAAGCGTCAACAGAGTCGCAAAGCCCCTGCCGGATGTTGCCAAGGGGGCCGAGAAAACATACACCGATTGTCCCGGCCCCGGGCCGGAATCCAGTGATTTTTTTGAAGGAGGCCGCCATGCCCCTTTTGGCCGTCAACGTGGACCATGTGGCAACGCTCCGCCAGCAACGCCTCGGCATCGAACCGGAACCCGTCACCGCGGCCCTCATGGCCGAGCTCGCAGGCGCCCGCGGCATCATCGTACACCTTCGAGAGGATCGCCGCCACATCCAGGACCGCGACGTGACGACGCTGCGCGCCTGTCTGCAGACCCACCTGAACCTCGAGATGGCCGCCACGCCCGAGATGCAGAAGATCGCCCTCTCGGTGCGCCCCAACTCGGTCTGCCTGGTGCCCGAGAAGCGCCAGGAGCTGACCACGGAGGGCGGGCTGGCAGTGGCCGGGCGCGAGGACGAGATCAGGAGGTTCCTCAAGCCCATCTGGGCCGAAGGGATCACCTCGAGCCTGTTCATCGACGCCGACCCGGCCCAGGTGCAGGCCGCCGCGGACATCGGCACGCAGTTCGTGGAGATCCACACGGGCCACTACGCCGACGCCGGGGACAACACCGCCCGCGACCTCGAGTTCGCCAGGATCGCCGGAGCCATCGGCCTGGCGCGCAAGCTCGGCCTCAAGGTCAACCTCGGCCACGGCCTGAACTACGTCAACATCCTGGCCTTCAAGGACGTGACGGGCATCAGCGAGTATTCCATCGGCCACAGCATCATCTCGCGCGCCGTGCTCACCGGCCTTTCGGAGGCCGTGAGCCGCATGGTCTCCATCGTGGAAGGCTTTACGGAATAAGCGAATGATCGTCGGCCTGGGAATCGACGTGGTGGAGCTCGCTCGCATCGCAAAAGGCATCGAGCGCTTCGGCGAACGCTTCCTGACTAAGCTCCTCACGTCCGGCGAACGCGCCGCCATGTCGGGAAGACACCCGATCCCCTTCCTGGCCGCACGCTTCGCGGCCAAGGAGGCGGCCTCAAAGGCCCTGGGCACGGGGTTCTCGCAGGGCGTGACCCTGCACCTCCTGGAGGTCGTGGGCGGCGAGCGCGGCAAGCCGGAGATGGTCTTTCACGGTGCGGCCCGCGAGCGCGCGGACGAGCTCGGCGTGAGCCGCATCCACGTCAGCCTGACGCACGGCCGGGACACGGCCGCCGCAGTGGTCGTCCTGGAGCGATGACGAGAGCCGTCCGGACGCCCCCCGCGAACCTCGACGCAGCGAGCAAGGAGCGCAGCATGCACGCCCCCC
Above is a genomic segment from Desulfovibrio sp. X2 containing:
- a CDS encoding UDP-glucose/GDP-mannose dehydrogenase family protein, whose translation is MNVCIVGTGYVGLVSAACLAEMGNDVVCVDVNPSVVEMLSQGHIHIFEPGLEDLVARNARDGRLRFTTDLEEGVRDALCVFLTVGTPSKPDGSCDLCYVHQVAAQIGQVMNGYKIIVDKSTVPVGTADQVREIVAAELAQRGLDIEFDVVSNPEFLKEGDAVNDFMKPDRVIVGTDSEKAARHLEALYAPYARSRDKLIMMGVKSAEMTKYAANCLLATKISFINEVANICELVGADVREVRMGIGSDHRIGYHFIYPGVGYGGSCFPKDVRALINTAKEHGYSPRLIESVDLVNSRQKLMLSNKVKNYFADQGGVKGKTLAMWGLAFKANTDDMRDAPSIDIIRDLTAEGMRIRAFDPVAGERAREIFKDNPLVEVCEQQYDALDKADALAVVTEWNQFRNPNVTRIKRLLRAPIVFDGRNLYAPSFMASEGFAYFSIGRRPTRPE
- a CDS encoding SurA N-terminal domain-containing protein, which produces MVRNIPHQRRCGRLAACLLCLLLAGLLLASAAAAQVTDRIVAVVNGEIITLYDLNKRFAPLMRQDKDKAPDLTDTERLQTMKRQMLDRMVDDILLYQEAKRLHAEASDADVESRLKAILQNNKMTPEKFQEELAKQGLTRTDYVKLLKQEISINNLLGYMVRDKVVVSDDEIEAYYRAHAQDYGSDRRVALHLIILPANMDPQKLRSKIEDKDLTFEEAAQKYSQGPGADSGGDMGTLGWDQLAPAWRKVLASLKPGDVSQPFEISGQQALLKLVADTAGSSKPLPEVASKIREFLAKPKYEQIYNDYVAKLRSKALIEMKY
- a CDS encoding helix-turn-helix domain-containing protein; translated protein: MELQELGEMLRQRREALGLSLDEVVERTKISRRNLQSIEEGRQDEMPHPVYSKGFIRNYARVLEVDLDEVNAALIEIFPEEEDENEATAQEVQRDLRLHSGGSGKGGGLLKAFLLLLLLAAVAAAVVWFLPGRKAKTTTPEAPKPGVTAPAPSSSSAQPPVQAVPAPAAPAQSPENAPEAAPKAEPAPGGQAKPEASAPAGQTSSAAPAATAVPSAETAQTVPVKQAPAVETAEKPEPQKKEVAQAATSEKKPEAKGKPGTVQVTAREACWLEAVAENGEAQEFFLRPGEKLTVDYTSSLILRIGNAGGISVTNNGKPVRFEAKSGEVKTLTFP
- a CDS encoding holo-[acyl-carrier-protein] synthase encodes the protein MIVGLGIDVVELARIAKGIERFGERFLTKLLTSGERAAMSGRHPIPFLAARFAAKEAASKALGTGFSQGVTLHLLEVVGGERGKPEMVFHGAARERADELGVSRIHVSLTHGRDTAAAVVVLER
- the mfd gene encoding transcription-repair coupling factor, yielding MQFPDKLRDFLAGRSDSLRIFKSGHATQALTAAALLRQGTSVVWVLPGEREARAARALLGLFLGEGERGASKVVFLPEYRPGVPEPREWAARWAALSRLTSRSGALAAVLSADNLLPMWPPPELAAQAELILTRHEEILSELVLEQLVLWGYRRVGMVTAPGEMSMRGDILDVFVPGFEHPARLEFFGDTLDEIRLFNAQTQRSVTDLPALTLVPAAPALLVPEIKEQGEAKLGRLKTTGQINAEALDRFTRSLEEADGFLWPGLYYQNPARLSDYLPPDAVYLLSGGATLREKMEETVWGWQEFCQKQREDKGILVRDDLLLWPEEDARRTWTSKRHLVFEELVLGVSKEGLELPERQIEAFSDLFWKPDDQKRPWTALVANLREWESQEGQTLLSFQSPRSRSRFLKLAEQEGISPRQDYAPDRRGVYALVSPLSKGMELSWAGVRILSEDVLQPGEAPTRVARSKDWKGLASYDEISQGDLLVHRDYGLSRFAGLTRLAHGEVANDYMLLLFDGEDKLYLPVDRMGMVQRYKGPEGAAPSLDSLRGARWRAAKERARKAVEKIAQELVEMYAYRRIAKGYAYSPTSELYREFEAGFSFEETPDQARAIQEVLADMERSEPMDRLVCGDVGFGKTEVALRAAFRAVADGKQVALLCPTTVLAEQHYHTFKTRMANFPVSVAMLSRFVPKAEQKTIIAAAARGAVDVLVGTHRMLSQDVHLPRLGLLVLDEEQRFGVRHKERLKELKRTIDCLTLTATPIPRTLQLSLSGIRSLSVIETPPADRKPVETALVERDDGMLRRILERELARGGQVFWVHNRVRTLDGVTAYVRSLVPEAKVGMAHGQMTAQELENAMHAFWHGETDVLVCTAIVESGLDFPNANTLIVDQAHMFGLGQLYQLRGRVGRSERQAYAYFVVPSMEAVPEDARKRLRVILDMDYLGAGFRVAMEDLRLRGAGNILGEAQSGQIAKVGLDLFLEMLEEEVRRLRGEGTSSRPETEMNFVIAAHIPESYIPDAQERLNWYKAFAAARSETEAQDLALEIKDRFGKWPVPLANFLSALELKRELVRLGASRADLYPGRVVVQWKGEDAAPETGDIVAWLQSRREWAKLLPPGKLEARLPEDRDTAQGLAWLRDELKLLAPSGAERPAP
- a CDS encoding SurA N-terminal domain-containing protein, with amino-acid sequence MRKTRTKLLILLSCLIFGALPGCSRDLEEPGVVARVNGAPITLSQLEFVTDLMHIDEQPDANPTLEQLKKEHGKALADLIVQQLIYQDLEKRGLEVTKQEMQKAEDQVRADYPDGAFEEMLVEEYIDLAAWREQLHARLAMEKFNEQVLRPKISIDYQEAEQYYKDNVNDFYLPPRISMVLIAGPGRELVEKATEAYQHGEEPEAIVARLSTVTVRRIKLREDRMPSAWREALKGLGKDGVSPAWTDKMGVSRIILLERIPSKLLDASQAYPLVEKILVEKKMSKAFDHWLSERLAKADIRVNAQLLRDEEEKANQEQQDKVAETEKILLESPQAPGAGAAEGTSAGSGDEAAGEQNVPGAQDSADQAKAAAPSKGARHAAKDSGAAAEQKLTPELSPQDIAPPEVMEQERHRSAPSGEEEVPAPAPSKRSKRGKAKQGHPADSGE
- a CDS encoding chemotaxis protein CheW; this translates as MNDMHKRQDAELLQLVTFSIGDEEFGVDILKVQEIIRTMEITKVPKAPEFVEGVINLRGKVIPIIDLRKRFGMETRAHDKNTRIIVIEINNMIVGFVVDSVSEVLRISADTVEPPPPVVAGVESEYIKGVGKLADRLLIMLDLDRLLSREEKDVLSQV
- a CDS encoding pyridoxine 5'-phosphate synthase, producing the protein MPLLAVNVDHVATLRQQRLGIEPEPVTAALMAELAGARGIIVHLREDRRHIQDRDVTTLRACLQTHLNLEMAATPEMQKIALSVRPNSVCLVPEKRQELTTEGGLAVAGREDEIRRFLKPIWAEGITSSLFIDADPAQVQAAADIGTQFVEIHTGHYADAGDNTARDLEFARIAGAIGLARKLGLKVNLGHGLNYVNILAFKDVTGISEYSIGHSIISRAVLTGLSEAVSRMVSIVEGFTE